The following proteins are encoded in a genomic region of Cryptomeria japonica chromosome 11, Sugi_1.0, whole genome shotgun sequence:
- the LOC131072088 gene encoding uncharacterized protein LOC131072088, with protein MEVGRCGLNLDRFMNPHEFFKFGNEFHKSLGSPRKPNSKMLRTQSFDQYNRAPKISFTRASADDYMKTLQELSLPCYGQTEVIKIQTIDAGTFGLPRASGIFSWPTSLGSRLNDTGLPVSLKILKRKLCEERENNISIKGGRQTAYCSIKRAFSSTVFIIRELQTYALQMRQILLREDLHEVIGMVQREMQISFVWLFQQVFSSTPIFMVSVMILLANFTVYSMGKNLALAAIPFAGSSTSVICSAEEEIKIIQADRSWVSKYNYFKTSCSSPNPDLAKTGTAHTVETQGNGHPSNQSIKITQLWQCFLKEIESDLKREIDHESLQRLVSATSTHLEPDNYNCYDRTELLYQEAISADPDNALLLSNYAQFLHLVRHDNHRAEEYFGEALRADPMDGDATVKFANFLWLAKGDLFSAEKIYLRAIGIDPKNPFHAGCYAHFLWQTGGA; from the exons ATGGAGGTCGGTAGATGTGGGCTGAATCTCGATAGATTCATGAACCCTCATGAATTTTTCAAATTCGGAAATGAATTTCACAAGTCCTTGGGATCTCCCAGAAAGCCTAATTCCAAGATGTTAAGAACCCAATCCTTTGATCAGTACAACAGAGCCCCCAAAATTAGTTTCACCAGAGCTTCTGCGGATGATTACATGAAAACTCTTCAGGAATTGTCCCTTCCATGCTATGGCCAGACTGAGGTGATCAAAATCCAAACAATAGACGCAGGAACATTTGGGTTGCCACGAGCTTCCGGCATTTTTTCATGGCCGACGAGTCTGGGAAGCAGGTTAAATGATACTGGGTTGCCTGTGTCTCTGAAAATTCTGAAGAGAAAGCTTTGTGAAGAAAGGGAAAACAATATTTCAATCAAAGGAGGAAGGCAGACAGCCTATTGTTCAATAAAGAGGGCATTTTCTTCAACGGTTTTCATTATCAGGGAGCTTCAAACATATGCTCTGCAGATGAGGCAAATCCTCCTGCGTGAGGATTTACATGAGGTTATTGGGATGGTGCAGAGAGAAATGCAGATTTCTTTTGTCTGGCTATTCCAACAGGTTTTCTCATCCACTCCTATTTTCATGGTTTCTGTAATGATTCTGCTGGCTAATTTTACAGTATATTCAATGGGGAAGAACCTTGCTTTGGCTGCCATTCCTTTTGCTGGAAGCTCCACATCTGTCATATGTTCTGCagaagaagaaatcaaaatcaTACAAGCAGACCGATCATGGGTCTCGAAGTACAATTACTTCAAGACATCATGTTCTTCGCCAAATCCAGATTTGGCCAAAACAGGTACAGCCCACACTGTGGAAACCCAGGGGAATGGGCATCCTTCAAATCAGAGTATCAAAATAACACAACTTTGGCAATGTTTTCTCAAGGAAATTGAATCGGACTTGAAGAGAGAAATTGATCATGAAAGCCTACAGAGGTTAGTTTCAGCTACTAGTACTCACCTTGAGCCAGACAATTATAACTGCTATGACAGAACAGAATTGCTTTACCAGGAAGCTATCAGTGCAGATCCTGATAATGCTCTTCTTCTTTCAAATTatgctcaattccttcatcttgtcAGGCATGACAATCACAG GGCTGAAGAGTATTTTGGTGAAGCCTTGAGAGCTGATCCAATGGATGGAGATGCTACTGTCAAATTTGCAAATTTTCTGTGGTTGGCAAAGGGTGACCTGTTCAGTGCAGAGAAAATATATCTAAGGGCCATAGGCATAGATCCTAAGAACCCTTTCCATGCTGGTTGTTATGCACACTTCTTATGGCAAACTGGAGGTGCATAA